A stretch of Schaalia odontolytica DNA encodes these proteins:
- the rbfA gene encoding 30S ribosome-binding factor RbfA, with protein sequence MADEARVRKVQERILQTVASMIGRHVKDPRLELVTITDVRVTGDLQHASIFYTVLGDDEQREKAARAFASAQGLFRSRVGKALGLRLTPTLEFILDALPESAAALEDALAKAKAKDEAIAAASAGATYAGDADPYRHDDEEDEADAKDWA encoded by the coding sequence ATGGCTGATGAAGCTCGCGTTCGAAAGGTGCAGGAGCGAATCCTGCAGACCGTCGCGTCGATGATTGGACGCCACGTGAAGGATCCCCGCCTGGAGCTCGTCACCATCACGGACGTGCGCGTGACGGGCGACCTGCAGCACGCATCCATCTTCTACACGGTGCTCGGCGACGACGAGCAGCGCGAGAAGGCCGCGCGCGCGTTCGCGTCCGCGCAGGGTCTTTTCCGCTCCCGCGTGGGTAAGGCCCTGGGCCTGCGCCTGACCCCGACCCTGGAGTTCATCCTCGACGCCCTGCCCGAGAGCGCCGCCGCGCTCGAGGACGCCCTGGCCAAGGCCAAGGCGAAGGACGAGGCAATCGCTGCCGCGTCTGCTGGGGCCACCTACGCCGGCGACGCCGACCCCTACCGTCACGACGACGAAGAGGACGAGGCTGACGCGAAGGATTGGGCCTGA
- the infB gene encoding translation initiation factor IF-2 translates to MAKLRVHELAKELGITSKELMGHLKEAGEFVKSSSSSLEPPVVRQMREKFATAPKTKKADAKPAAKAPKPSAAKPAAKKPAAPKAEAPAAAAADAAPKAAAPKGDAPKPGAPKPRTKKADAAPKPATRKSAEGGAPKPAPRRADAPRPARPGGPRPGGPRPGNNPYASSQGMPRPGGSGGPRPGAPRPGGSGNGGPRPGATRQGASGNGGPRPGAPRPGGNRPNPGMMPGQANFARNAASGNGGGERTGRGGRGRGGARPGGAGAGAGGGAPQNNGGGFGGPRGGGRGGRGSTPGAFGRGGGRSQRGRKSKRAKRQEYEQQNAPVIGGVSIPRGNGAQIRIRQGASLADLAEKIDVNPAALVTVLFALGEMATATQSLDQDTFEALGAELGYDVKVVSPEDEDRELLESFDIDLEAEELDDAENMVPRPPVVTVMGHVDHGKTKLLDAIRHTDVVDTEHGGITQHIGAYQVTVKAEDGTARPITFIDTPGHEAFTAMRARGAQVTDIAILVVAADDGVMPQTVEAINHAQAAGVPIVVAVNKVDKDTANPEKIRSQLTEYGLVAEEYGGDVMFVNISAKQRKGIRELLEAVLLTADAALTLEANPNTDARGVAIEANLDKGRGAVATMLVQRGTLHVGDSLVVGSSYGRVRAMFDDAGNDVSEAGPSMPVAVLGLTSVPRAGDSFLVAPDDRTARQIADKREAAERQALLAKRRKRVSLEDFDKVLAEGEVDTLNLVIKGDVSGAVEALEDSLLRIDVGDEVALRIIHRGVGAITQNDVNLATVDNAVIIGFNVRPAERVAEMADAEGVEIKYYNVIYSAIDDIEAALKGMLKPIYEEVQLGTAEIRQVFRSGKFGNIAGSIVRSGTIKRGTKARLVRDGVVVADNLEIASLRREKDDVTEVREGYECGITLGHKDIAEGDIIETWEMREKARD, encoded by the coding sequence GTGGCAAAGTTGCGTGTCCACGAGCTCGCCAAAGAGCTCGGAATCACCAGCAAAGAACTGATGGGTCACCTGAAGGAAGCAGGTGAATTCGTCAAGTCGTCGTCGTCCTCGCTCGAACCGCCCGTCGTGCGGCAGATGCGCGAGAAGTTCGCGACGGCCCCCAAGACCAAGAAGGCGGACGCAAAGCCCGCCGCCAAGGCTCCCAAGCCCAGCGCGGCCAAGCCCGCTGCGAAGAAGCCCGCCGCCCCCAAGGCGGAGGCTCCCGCCGCGGCGGCTGCCGACGCTGCCCCCAAGGCCGCGGCCCCCAAGGGCGACGCGCCCAAGCCCGGCGCGCCCAAGCCTCGTACGAAGAAGGCCGACGCCGCCCCCAAGCCCGCCACCCGCAAGAGCGCGGAAGGCGGCGCCCCCAAGCCCGCGCCTCGTCGTGCTGACGCCCCGCGTCCGGCTCGCCCCGGCGGCCCGCGCCCCGGTGGCCCGCGCCCGGGCAACAACCCCTACGCCTCCTCGCAGGGCATGCCTCGCCCCGGCGGCTCCGGCGGCCCTCGTCCCGGCGCCCCGCGTCCGGGCGGCTCCGGCAACGGTGGCCCGCGCCCCGGTGCCACGCGTCAGGGTGCCTCCGGCAACGGCGGTCCGCGTCCCGGCGCCCCGCGCCCCGGCGGCAACCGTCCGAACCCGGGCATGATGCCCGGCCAGGCGAACTTCGCACGTAACGCTGCCTCCGGTAACGGCGGCGGTGAGCGCACCGGCCGCGGTGGACGCGGTCGCGGCGGCGCACGTCCCGGCGGTGCGGGTGCAGGTGCCGGCGGCGGCGCGCCCCAGAACAACGGCGGCGGCTTCGGCGGTCCTCGCGGCGGTGGCCGCGGCGGTCGCGGCTCCACGCCGGGCGCATTCGGTCGCGGAGGCGGCCGCTCGCAGCGCGGACGCAAGTCGAAGCGCGCGAAGCGTCAAGAGTACGAGCAGCAGAACGCGCCCGTTATCGGCGGCGTGTCGATCCCGCGCGGCAACGGCGCGCAGATCCGCATCCGCCAGGGCGCATCCCTTGCTGACCTCGCCGAGAAGATCGACGTCAATCCCGCAGCGCTCGTGACGGTCCTCTTCGCCCTGGGTGAGATGGCGACCGCCACGCAGTCCCTCGACCAGGACACCTTCGAGGCCCTGGGCGCGGAGCTCGGCTACGACGTCAAGGTCGTCTCCCCCGAGGACGAGGACCGCGAGCTGCTCGAGTCCTTCGACATCGACCTCGAAGCCGAAGAGCTCGACGACGCCGAGAACATGGTGCCCCGTCCGCCGGTCGTCACCGTCATGGGTCACGTCGACCACGGTAAAACCAAGCTGCTCGACGCGATCCGTCACACCGACGTCGTCGACACCGAGCACGGCGGCATCACCCAGCACATCGGCGCCTACCAGGTCACGGTCAAGGCTGAGGACGGCACCGCCCGTCCGATCACCTTCATCGATACCCCCGGTCACGAGGCCTTCACGGCCATGCGTGCTCGTGGTGCCCAGGTCACCGACATCGCGATCCTCGTGGTCGCTGCCGATGACGGCGTCATGCCCCAGACGGTTGAGGCTATCAACCACGCGCAGGCCGCTGGCGTGCCGATCGTCGTCGCGGTGAACAAGGTCGATAAGGACACGGCGAACCCGGAGAAGATCCGCTCCCAGCTCACCGAGTACGGCCTGGTCGCGGAAGAGTACGGCGGCGACGTCATGTTCGTGAACATCTCCGCCAAGCAGCGCAAGGGTATCCGCGAGCTGCTCGAGGCTGTCCTGCTGACCGCCGACGCGGCGCTGACCCTTGAAGCCAACCCGAACACCGACGCGCGTGGCGTCGCCATCGAAGCGAACCTGGACAAGGGCCGCGGCGCCGTCGCGACCATGCTGGTCCAGCGCGGCACGCTCCACGTGGGCGACTCCCTCGTGGTCGGCTCGTCCTACGGCCGCGTGCGCGCCATGTTCGACGACGCCGGTAACGACGTCTCCGAGGCCGGCCCGTCGATGCCCGTCGCGGTCCTCGGTCTCACGTCCGTCCCGCGCGCCGGCGACTCCTTCCTGGTCGCGCCGGATGACCGCACGGCTCGCCAGATCGCCGATAAGCGTGAGGCCGCCGAGCGTCAGGCCCTGCTGGCTAAGCGTCGCAAGCGCGTCTCCCTGGAGGACTTCGACAAGGTCCTGGCCGAGGGCGAGGTCGACACCCTCAACCTGGTCATCAAGGGCGACGTGTCCGGTGCCGTCGAGGCCCTGGAAGACTCGCTGCTGCGCATCGACGTGGGCGATGAGGTCGCGCTGCGTATCATCCACCGCGGCGTCGGTGCGATCACGCAGAACGACGTCAACCTGGCGACCGTCGACAACGCGGTCATCATCGGCTTCAACGTCCGTCCCGCCGAGCGCGTGGCCGAGATGGCGGATGCCGAAGGCGTCGAGATCAAGTACTACAACGTCATCTACTCTGCGATTGACGACATTGAGGCTGCCCTTAAGGGCATGCTCAAGCCGATCTACGAGGAGGTCCAGCTGGGTACCGCGGAGATCCGTCAGGTCTTCCGCTCCGGCAAGTTCGGCAACATCGCCGGTTCGATCGTCCGCTCCGGCACGATCAAGCGTGGCACCAAGGCTCGCCTGGTGCGCGATGGTGTGGTTGTCGCCGATAACCTCGAGATCGCGTCCCTGCGTCGCGAGAAGGACGACGTCACCGAGGTCCGCGAGGGCTACGAGTGCGGTATCACGCTGGGTCACAAGGACATCGCCGAAGGCGACATCATTGAGACCTGGGAGATGCGCGAGAAGGCTCGTGACTGA
- a CDS encoding YlxR family protein: protein MSYSVPPVPTSGPQRTCIGCGAHAQRSALVRIARSPDGSIRLDRTATLPGRGAWIHPDAGCVQKARARRGLARSFRMGNVTDGVWDDVEELINHQ, encoded by the coding sequence GTGTCGTATTCTGTGCCGCCAGTGCCCACCTCTGGGCCCCAGCGCACCTGCATTGGATGCGGCGCACACGCGCAACGATCCGCTCTCGTGCGGATCGCTCGCTCGCCGGACGGTTCGATTCGCCTCGACCGAACGGCCACTCTTCCGGGCCGAGGGGCCTGGATTCACCCCGATGCGGGGTGCGTCCAGAAAGCCCGAGCCAGGCGCGGCCTTGCGCGCTCGTTCCGAATGGGAAACGTTACGGACGGCGTGTGGGACGACGTGGAGGAGTTGATCAACCACCAGTGA
- the nusA gene encoding transcription termination factor NusA has translation MEIDMTALRMVENEKGVSLETLVDAIEEALLKAYHNLPGAISQARIEIDKKTGRVTVMAMDEDEDGNPIGEFDDTPKNFGRIAQSTARSVIMQRLRDADDQRVFGDFAGREGQIITGTVQAPRPGRPTMVQVSDDFEAVLPDGEKVPGESYRHGDRIRAYIVGVERTERGPRITLSRTHPNLVAGLFQREVPEIQQGLVKIKAIAREAGHRTKIAVAATREGINAKGACIGPMGARVRSVMAELGGEKIDIVDYSDDPARFVANSLSPARVTRVVVHSVDNRTATAIVPDFQLSLAIGKEGQNARLAARLTNYHIDIHADTETGDDAIASRVSTPDDVTSRS, from the coding sequence ATGGAAATCGATATGACCGCTCTGCGGATGGTGGAAAACGAGAAGGGCGTCAGCCTCGAAACCCTCGTCGACGCCATCGAGGAGGCGCTGCTCAAGGCGTACCACAACCTGCCCGGCGCCATCTCCCAGGCCCGCATCGAAATCGACAAGAAGACCGGACGCGTCACCGTCATGGCCATGGACGAGGACGAGGACGGCAACCCGATCGGCGAGTTCGACGACACTCCGAAGAACTTCGGCCGCATCGCCCAGTCGACCGCACGCTCCGTCATCATGCAGCGCCTGCGTGACGCCGACGACCAGCGCGTCTTCGGTGACTTCGCTGGCCGTGAAGGCCAGATCATCACGGGCACCGTCCAGGCGCCGCGCCCCGGCCGCCCCACGATGGTCCAGGTCTCCGACGACTTCGAGGCCGTCCTGCCCGACGGTGAAAAGGTCCCCGGCGAGTCCTACCGCCATGGCGACCGCATCCGCGCCTATATCGTGGGCGTCGAGCGCACCGAGCGCGGCCCGCGCATCACCTTGTCGCGCACCCACCCCAACCTCGTCGCCGGCCTCTTCCAGCGTGAGGTTCCCGAAATCCAGCAGGGCCTCGTCAAGATCAAGGCCATCGCCCGCGAGGCCGGCCATCGCACGAAGATCGCCGTGGCCGCCACCCGCGAAGGCATCAACGCCAAGGGCGCCTGCATCGGCCCGATGGGCGCGCGCGTGCGCTCCGTCATGGCCGAGTTGGGCGGGGAGAAAATCGACATCGTCGACTACTCCGACGATCCGGCGCGCTTCGTCGCGAACTCGCTGTCGCCCGCGCGCGTTACCCGCGTCGTCGTCCACTCCGTGGACAACCGCACGGCGACGGCCATCGTCCCCGACTTCCAGCTCTCCCTCGCCATCGGCAAGGAAGGCCAGAATGCTCGCCTCGCCGCGCGCCTGACGAACTACCACATCGACATCCACGCCGACACGGAAACCGGCGACGACGCGATTGCTTCGCGCGTCTCGACCCCCGACGACGTGACAAGTCGCTCATAG
- the rimP gene encoding ribosome maturation factor RimP, with amino-acid sequence MASSTSEGPLEELLAPVVAQSGLELDSVTRSRSDAMPLLRVIVEAPIGADGIDSDTLAEVSRAVSKALDVADPIDGEYLLEVSTPGAERELTKVGHWMRQIGRLVRIKLRAGGYVSGRVIAANETSATIDVDGETTTIDYQDMRKARSRVDFGTGK; translated from the coding sequence ATGGCATCGTCCACGTCAGAGGGACCGCTCGAGGAGCTGCTGGCTCCCGTGGTCGCACAGTCGGGACTGGAACTGGACTCAGTGACCCGCTCACGCTCCGACGCGATGCCCCTCCTGCGGGTCATCGTCGAAGCGCCCATCGGTGCCGACGGAATTGACTCGGACACCCTCGCCGAGGTGTCCCGCGCTGTCTCGAAAGCCCTGGACGTTGCGGACCCGATCGACGGCGAATACCTGCTCGAAGTCTCCACGCCGGGAGCCGAACGCGAGCTCACGAAGGTCGGGCACTGGATGCGGCAGATCGGACGCCTCGTGCGCATCAAGCTGCGAGCCGGCGGCTACGTCTCCGGACGCGTCATCGCCGCGAACGAGACCAGCGCAACGATCGATGTCGACGGCGAAACGACTACCATTGACTATCAGGACATGAGGAAGGCGCGTTCCCGCGTCGACTTTGGAACGGGGAAGTAG
- a CDS encoding 3-isopropylmalate dehydrogenase — MTLNIAVIPGDGIGKEIVPEGLKVLDRVLADKGIDYSTTHFNLGAERWHATGDTLTDEDLEAIKRHDVILLGAVGDPSVPSGVLERGLLLKLRFALDHYVNLRPSKYYEGVPSPLGNPGDIDFVVVREGTEGLYCGNGGAVRVGTPHEIATEVSVNTAYGVERVVRYAFEAAASRKKHLTLVHKHNVLVNAGHMWRRIVDEVGEEYPDVSVDYCHIDAATIYMVTDPGRFDVIVTDNLFGDILTDEAGAVTGGIGLSASGNLNPSREFPSMFEPVHGSAPDIAGQGKADPTATISSVALMLDFMGFAEEAERVRAAIDADMAARAEAAAAGTPLVRSTSQIGDDIAARV, encoded by the coding sequence ATGACACTGAACATCGCAGTAATCCCCGGTGACGGCATCGGCAAGGAAATCGTCCCCGAAGGCCTGAAGGTCCTGGACCGCGTCCTCGCGGACAAGGGCATCGACTACTCCACCACCCACTTCAACCTGGGTGCCGAGCGCTGGCATGCCACCGGCGACACCCTGACCGACGAGGACCTTGAGGCGATCAAGCGCCACGACGTCATCCTTCTGGGTGCGGTCGGCGATCCCTCCGTGCCCTCCGGCGTCCTCGAGCGCGGTCTGCTCCTCAAGCTGCGCTTCGCCCTCGACCACTACGTGAACCTGCGCCCCTCCAAGTACTACGAGGGCGTGCCCAGCCCCCTGGGCAACCCCGGCGACATCGACTTCGTCGTCGTTCGCGAAGGCACCGAGGGCCTCTACTGCGGCAACGGTGGCGCTGTGCGCGTGGGCACCCCGCATGAGATTGCGACCGAGGTCAGCGTCAACACCGCCTACGGCGTCGAGCGCGTCGTGCGCTACGCCTTCGAGGCGGCCGCCTCGCGCAAGAAGCACCTCACCCTCGTCCACAAGCACAACGTCCTGGTGAACGCCGGACACATGTGGCGCCGCATCGTCGACGAGGTGGGGGAGGAATACCCCGATGTGAGCGTCGACTACTGCCACATCGATGCCGCCACCATCTACATGGTCACCGACCCGGGCCGCTTCGACGTCATCGTCACCGACAACCTTTTCGGCGATATCCTCACCGACGAGGCCGGGGCAGTCACCGGCGGCATCGGCCTGAGCGCGTCGGGCAACCTGAATCCCTCGCGCGAGTTCCCCTCCATGTTCGAGCCCGTGCACGGATCCGCTCCCGACATCGCGGGGCAGGGAAAGGCAGATCCGACCGCGACTATTTCCTCGGTCGCGCTCATGCTCGACTTCATGGGATTCGCCGAGGAAGCAGAGCGTGTGCGCGCGGCGATTGACGCCGACATGGCGGCGCGCGCCGAGGCCGCGGCGGCGGGAACGCCGCTCGTGCGCTCCACCTCCCAGATCGGCGACGACATCGCAGCCAGGGTCTGA
- a CDS encoding sialidase family protein, producing the protein MTLRHYGRALAAASGAVLLCATLSVPALATPTSDTGAAAPVAASATDEGSAPITVTVTRTDSHGDKVYEGDLITVTVTYTNNTDSALTVFPVDSNLSGVLTTGAPNCRWHNLAAHTTKQCTTATHTVTADDVAAGTFTPMTTWAATRDRNGTDVIAGGITANADPVTVAQGDRPPAPDPLETPQDYAIGDKVRLASPGLAGFSCHRIPALTTANNGWIIASWDGRPNTCQDAPQANSIVYRISKDGGKSWTPIKTALAGTPGAQKIGYSDPSFVVDRTTGTIFLFSVKSYDAGLFQSQLGTDPAARNILHAHVVESHDNGETWVNPRTITDQVTAGYEGQWFTRFASSGEGIQLRYGAHAGRLIQQYAVANSGTTSLMAVSVYSDDHGQTWKPGAPTEGSADENKVVELSDGRLLLNSRTQGTAGQRLEAISYDGGQTWGPFRHNWDLTDPRNNASIVRAYPDAPEGSARARVLLFSNADSSSARANGTIRVSYDDGFTWNDGKVFESGEMAYSTLHPLGDGTWGLLYESGGYKNIEFMRLDAAYLGLTDPGEEPAPEPQPTPDPTPEPQPTPDPTPEPQPTPEPAPAVTPAHWVNTGSGWKWQLEDSSYATNQTITIGDATYRFNSAGMMVTGWDLQDGKWSYYNAYGARVSGWVKDGSWYYLDPATGVMATGWVQVDGTWYLFSASGAMLTGWQHAGSWYYLAPSGAMLTGWQHIGVTWYYFAGDGHMVTGWQMIDGRWYYFASSGAWI; encoded by the coding sequence ATGACCCTCCGCCACTACGGGCGCGCCCTCGCGGCTGCCTCGGGAGCCGTGCTGCTCTGCGCGACTCTCTCGGTTCCCGCGCTCGCGACCCCGACCAGTGACACCGGTGCAGCTGCTCCGGTGGCGGCCTCGGCAACCGACGAAGGTTCGGCCCCCATCACCGTCACCGTCACGCGCACCGACTCCCACGGAGACAAGGTGTACGAAGGTGACCTGATCACCGTCACCGTCACCTACACCAACAACACCGACAGCGCGCTCACCGTCTTCCCGGTGGACTCGAACCTCTCCGGCGTCCTCACCACCGGCGCTCCGAACTGCCGCTGGCACAACCTCGCCGCGCACACCACCAAGCAGTGCACGACCGCCACGCACACCGTGACCGCTGACGACGTAGCGGCCGGCACTTTCACCCCGATGACCACGTGGGCGGCCACCCGTGACCGCAACGGTACCGACGTCATCGCCGGTGGCATTACCGCCAACGCCGACCCGGTGACCGTCGCCCAGGGCGATCGTCCCCCGGCCCCGGATCCGCTGGAGACCCCGCAGGACTACGCGATCGGCGACAAGGTCCGCCTCGCGTCCCCCGGCCTCGCCGGATTCAGCTGCCACCGCATCCCCGCTCTGACCACCGCCAACAACGGCTGGATCATCGCCTCGTGGGACGGTCGCCCCAACACCTGTCAGGACGCGCCTCAGGCCAACTCCATCGTCTACCGCATCTCCAAGGATGGCGGTAAGTCCTGGACCCCCATTAAGACCGCCCTCGCCGGCACCCCTGGCGCCCAGAAGATCGGCTACTCCGACCCCTCCTTCGTCGTGGACCGCACCACCGGAACGATCTTCCTGTTCTCGGTCAAGTCCTACGACGCCGGCCTCTTCCAGTCCCAGCTGGGCACCGATCCTGCGGCGCGTAACATCCTGCACGCCCACGTCGTCGAGTCCCACGACAACGGCGAGACCTGGGTGAACCCGCGCACCATCACCGACCAGGTGACCGCTGGATACGAGGGCCAGTGGTTCACCCGCTTCGCCTCCTCCGGTGAAGGCATCCAGCTGCGCTACGGCGCCCACGCCGGCCGCCTCATCCAGCAGTACGCCGTCGCCAACTCCGGCACGACCTCGCTCATGGCCGTTTCCGTCTACTCCGACGACCACGGCCAGACCTGGAAGCCCGGCGCACCCACCGAGGGCAGCGCCGACGAGAACAAGGTCGTCGAGCTCTCCGACGGTCGCCTGCTGCTCAACTCGCGCACGCAGGGCACCGCCGGCCAGCGCCTCGAAGCCATCTCCTACGACGGCGGTCAGACCTGGGGTCCCTTCCGCCACAACTGGGACCTGACGGACCCGCGTAACAACGCCTCCATCGTGCGCGCCTACCCGGATGCCCCCGAGGGCTCCGCGCGCGCTCGCGTCCTGCTCTTCTCGAACGCTGACTCCTCCAGCGCCCGCGCTAACGGCACCATCCGCGTCTCCTACGACGACGGCTTCACCTGGAACGATGGCAAGGTATTCGAGAGCGGCGAGATGGCCTACTCGACGCTGCACCCCCTCGGTGACGGCACCTGGGGCCTGCTGTACGAGTCCGGCGGCTACAAGAACATCGAGTTCATGCGCCTGGACGCCGCCTACCTCGGCCTGACCGACCCCGGCGAGGAGCCCGCTCCCGAGCCGCAGCCGACCCCGGATCCGACTCCCGAGCCGCAGCCCACCCCGGATCCGACTCCGGAACCGCAGCCCACCCCTGAGCCCGCCCCCGCGGTCACTCCCGCGCACTGGGTGAACACCGGCTCGGGCTGGAAGTGGCAGCTGGAGGACTCCAGCTACGCGACCAACCAGACCATCACGATCGGTGACGCCACCTACCGCTTCAACTCGGCGGGCATGATGGTCACCGGCTGGGATCTCCAGGACGGCAAGTGGAGCTACTACAACGCCTACGGCGCTCGCGTGAGCGGCTGGGTCAAGGACGGTTCCTGGTACTACCTGGATCCCGCGACCGGCGTTATGGCGACCGGCTGGGTGCAGGTCGACGGCACCTGGTACCTCTTCTCCGCCTCCGGCGCGATGCTCACCGGCTGGCAGCACGCCGGCAGCTGGTACTACCTGGCTCCCTCGGGCGCCATGCTCACTGGCTGGCAGCACATCGGCGTCACCTGGTACTACTTCGCCGGTGATGGCCACATGGTCACCGGCTGGCAGATGATCGACGGCCGCTGGTACTACTTCGCATCTTCGGGTGCGTGGATCTGA
- the ilvC gene encoding ketol-acid reductoisomerase — MAEIIYDDGADLSLIQSKKVAIIGYGSQGHAHALNLKDSGVDVVVGLRPGSSSWAKAEAAGLEVKDVAEAVAEGDVVSVLLPDQVQRYVYAEQIAPNLKEGAALLFAHGFNIRYGYIEVPEGHDVVMVAPKGPGHKVRETYTQGKGTPDVVAVEVDASGQAWDLVLSYAKAIGGTRAGVIKTTFTEETETDLFGEQAVLCGGVSHLIQAGFETLVEAGYQPEIAYFEVCHEMKQIVDLINEGGITKQRWSCSDTAEYGDYVSGPRVINESSKEAMKAVLADIQDGTFARKFIADQDNGALEFKALRAEEEAHPIEKTGQKLRKAFGWTDSDEDYTEGSAAR, encoded by the coding sequence ATGGCAGAAATCATCTACGACGACGGCGCAGACCTGTCGCTGATCCAGTCCAAGAAGGTTGCCATCATTGGTTACGGTTCGCAGGGTCACGCGCACGCGCTGAACCTGAAGGATTCCGGAGTTGACGTGGTCGTCGGCCTGCGCCCCGGTTCCTCCTCGTGGGCCAAGGCTGAGGCTGCCGGCCTTGAGGTCAAGGACGTGGCCGAGGCCGTCGCCGAGGGCGACGTCGTCTCCGTGCTGCTGCCCGACCAGGTCCAGCGCTACGTCTACGCCGAGCAGATTGCCCCCAACCTGAAGGAAGGCGCCGCCCTCCTCTTCGCGCACGGCTTCAACATCCGCTACGGCTACATCGAGGTCCCCGAGGGCCACGATGTCGTCATGGTCGCCCCCAAGGGCCCCGGCCACAAGGTCCGCGAGACCTACACCCAGGGCAAGGGCACCCCGGACGTCGTCGCCGTTGAGGTGGACGCCTCCGGCCAGGCCTGGGACCTCGTCCTGTCCTACGCGAAGGCCATTGGCGGCACCCGCGCCGGCGTCATCAAGACGACCTTCACCGAAGAGACCGAGACCGACCTGTTCGGCGAGCAGGCTGTCCTGTGTGGCGGCGTCTCCCACCTGATCCAGGCCGGCTTCGAGACCCTGGTCGAGGCTGGCTACCAGCCCGAGATCGCCTACTTCGAGGTCTGCCACGAGATGAAGCAGATCGTCGACCTCATCAACGAGGGCGGCATCACCAAGCAGCGCTGGTCCTGCTCCGACACCGCTGAGTACGGCGACTACGTCTCCGGCCCGCGCGTCATCAACGAGTCCTCCAAGGAGGCCATGAAGGCTGTTCTGGCCGACATTCAGGACGGCACCTTCGCCCGCAAGTTCATCGCCGATCAGGATAACGGCGCCCTCGAGTTCAAGGCGCTGCGCGCCGAGGAAGAGGCCCACCCGATCGAGAAGACCGGCCAGAAGCTGCGCAAGGCCTTCGGCTGGACCGACTCCGACGAGGACTACACCGAGGGCAGTGCCGCGCGCTGA
- the ilvN gene encoding acetolactate synthase small subunit — protein MTNRHTLAVLVENKPGVLTRVAALFARRAFNIKSLTVGETEHPEISRMTIIVDADSAPIEQVVKQLNKLINVLKVVELEPEDSVERRLLMMKVQADETRRTSVLQIVDLFRAHVVDVQPESVVIESIGSLSKLEALLRALEPYGVTELVQSGAVAIGRGSRSITDQLKEK, from the coding sequence ATGACGAATCGTCACACTCTGGCCGTGTTGGTCGAAAACAAGCCTGGCGTGCTCACTCGCGTCGCCGCGCTTTTCGCCCGCCGTGCCTTTAATATCAAGTCGCTGACCGTGGGAGAGACGGAACACCCCGAAATCTCTCGCATGACCATCATCGTGGACGCAGACTCCGCGCCCATCGAGCAGGTGGTCAAGCAGCTCAACAAGCTCATCAACGTCCTCAAGGTCGTCGAGCTTGAACCCGAAGACTCCGTCGAACGGCGTCTGCTCATGATGAAGGTCCAGGCTGACGAGACCCGTCGCACCTCGGTCCTGCAGATCGTGGACCTTTTCCGCGCACACGTCGTCGACGTGCAACCCGAGTCGGTCGTTATCGAATCGATCGGCTCCCTATCCAAGCTGGAGGCGCTGCTGCGGGCCCTGGAGCCCTACGGCGTCACCGAACTCGTCCAGTCGGGCGCCGTGGCTATCGGCCGCGGGTCGCGCTCGATCACGGATCAACTGAAGGAGAAATGA